A region of Arabidopsis thaliana chromosome 5, partial sequence DNA encodes the following proteins:
- the FRS12 gene encoding FAR1-related sequence 12 — MESVDTELTSFNNMVAKSSYPVRILHHNNGISEDEEGGSGVEPYVGLEFDTAEEAREFYNAYAARTGFKVRTGQLYRSRTDGTVSSRRFVCSKEGFQLNSRTGCTAFIRVQRRDTGKWVLDQIQKEHNHELGGEGSVEETTPRPSRAPAPTKLGVTVNPHRPKMKVVDESDRETRSCPGGFKRFKGGGGEGEVSDDHHQTQQAKAVTGTEPYAGLEFGSANEACQFYQAYAEVVGFRVRIGQLFRSKVDGSITSRRFVCSREGFQHPSRMGCGAYMRIKRQDSGGWIVDRLNKDHNHDLEPGKKNDAGMKKIPDDGTGGLDSVDLIELNDFGNNHIKKTRENRIGKEWYPLLLDYFQSRQTEDMGFFYAVELDVNNGSCMSIFWADSRARFACSQFGDSVVFDTSYRKGSYSVPFATIIGFNHHRQPVLLGCAMVADESKEAFLWLFQTWLRAMSGRRPRSIVADQDLPIQQALVQVFPGAHHRYSAWQIREKERENLIPFPSEFKYEYEKCIYQTQTIVEFDSVWSALINKYGLRDDVWLREIYEQRENWVPAYLRASFFAGIPINGTIEPFFGASLDALTPLREFISRYEQALEQRREEERKEDFNSYNLQPFLQTKEPVEEQCRRLYTLTVFRIFQNELVQSYNYLCLKTYEEGAISRFLVRKCGNESEKHAVTFSASNLNSSCSCQMFEHEGLLCRHILKVFNLLDIRELPSRYILHRWTKNAEFGFVRDMESGVSAQDLKALMVWSLREAASKYIEFGTSSLEKYKLAYEIMREGGKKLCWQR; from the exons ATGGAGAG TGTAGATACTGAGCTTACTAGTTTCAACAATATGGTTGCTAAATCATCATATCCTGTACGGATTTTGCATCACAACAATGGTATtagtgaagatgaagaaggaggtTCAGGAGTTGAACCTTATGTGGGTCTAGAATTCGATACTGCAGAGGAAGCTCGTGAGTTCTACAACGCTTACGCTGCTAGGACGGGGTTTAAGGTTAGGACTGGTCAGTTGTATAGATCAAGAACTGATGGTACGGTTTCGTCTAGGAGGTTTGTTTGTTCGAAAGAAGGTTTTCAGCTGAATTCGAGAACTGGATGTACCGCGTTTATTCGTGTGCAGAGACGTGATACAGGGAAATGGGTTCTTGACCAGATACAAAAAGAGCATAACCATGAGCTTGGAGGTGAAGGTAGTGTTGAGGAAACGACTCCGCGACCTTCGAGAGCTCCAGCTCCTACAAAGCTAGGTGTTACTGTCAATCCACATAGACCCAAAATGAAAGTTGTTGATGAGTCTGATAGAGAAACACGGTCCTGCCCTGGTGGTTTTAAGCGGTTTaaaggtggtggtggtgaaggAGAAGTGagtgatgatcatcatcaaacaCAGCAAGCTAAAGCGGTTACGGGTACTGAGCCGTATGCAGGGTTGGAGTTTGGTTCAGCTAATGAAGCGTGCCAGTTTTATCAGGCGTATGCGGAAGTTGTTGGGTTTAGAGTTCGTATAGGTCAGTTGTTTCGATCCAAAGTTGACGGTTCGATCACATCAAGACGGTTTGTTTGTTCAAGAGAAGGGTTTCAGCATCCTTCAAGAATGGGTTGTGGAGCTTACATGAGGATTAAAAGACAAGACTCTGGTGGTTGGATTGTTGACCGTCTCAATAAAGATCATAATCATGACCTTGAACCAGGGAAGAAGAATGACGCTGGTATGAAAAAGATACCGGACGATGGGACAGGAGGATTGGATTCTGTTGATCTTATTGAACTAAACGACTTCGGCAACAACCATATCAAGAAAACTCGAGAAAACAGGATTGGTAAAGAATGGTATCCGCTGCTTCTCGATTATTTCCAGTCTAGACAAACCGAAGACATGGGATTCTTTTACGCTGTCGAATTGGATGTCAATAATGGAAGTTGCATGAGCATTTTCTGGGCGGATAGCCGAGCAAGATTTGCTTGCAGTCAGTTTGGTGATTCCGTTGTTTTCGATACTTCATACAGAAAAGGAAGCTACTCTGTTCCGTTTGCTACTATCATCGGTTTTAACCATCATAGGCAACCCGTACTTCTTGGTTGTGCTATGGTTGCTGACGAGTCTAAAGAGGCTTTCTTATGGTTGTTCCAGACATGGCTTCGTGCCATGTCGGGTCGTCGTCCTAGATCCATTGTAGCTGATCAAGATTTGCCTATCCAGCAAGCTTTGGTCCAAGTCTTTCCCGGGGCACATCATCGGTACTCAGCTTGGCAAATTAGGGAAAAAGAGCGGGAAAACCTCATACCGTTTCCAAGCGAGTTTAAGTATGAATATGAGAAATGTATATACCAGACTCAGACAATAGTCGAGTTTGACTCAGTTTGGAGCGCTCTCATCAACAAATATGGTCTTAGAGACGATGTTTGGCTCAGAGAAATCTACGAACAACGAGAGAATTGGGTTCCCGCGTATCTAAGAGCAAGTTTCTTCGCTGGAATCCCAATAAACGGAACCATTGAGCCCTTTTTTGGTGCTTCACTTGACGCTCTAACGCCTCTCAGAGAATTCATTTCTCGATATGAACAAGCACTCGAGCAGAGAAgggaagaggaaagaaaagagGATTTCAATTCTTACAACTTGCAGCCGTTTCTACAGACAAAAGAACCGGTGGAAGAACAATGCAGAAGACTCTACACGCTTACCGTCTTCAGAATCTTCCAGAACGAGCTCGTCCAATCTTACAATTATCTCTGTTTAAAGACTTATGAAGAAGGAGCAATCAGTAGGTTCTTGGTGAGGAAATGTGGGAACGAGAGTGAGAAACACGCCGTGACTTTCAGTGCGTCGAATCTCAATTCGAGTTGCAGCTGTCAAATGTTTGAGCACGAAGGACTTCTGTGTCGACATATCTTAAAAGTGTTTAATCTGCTGGACATAAGAGAGCTCCCGTCTCGGTATATACTGCACCGATGGACCAAGAACGCAGAGTTTGGGTTTGTGCGTGATATGGAATCAGGCGTGAGTGCTCAGGATCTCAAGGCCTTGATGGTTTGGAGTTTGAGGGAAGCTGCTTCTAAGTACATAGAGTTTGGGACATCGTCTCTGGAGAAGTATAAGCTTGCTTATGAAATTATGCGTGAGGGTGGGAAGAAACTTTGTTGGCAGAGATGA
- a CDS encoding ARM repeat superfamily protein (ARM repeat superfamily protein; FUNCTIONS IN: binding; INVOLVED IN: biological_process unknown; LOCATED IN: cellular_component unknown; CONTAINS InterPro DOMAIN/s: Armadillo-like helical (InterPro:IPR011989), Armadillo (InterPro:IPR000225), Armadillo-type fold (InterPro:IPR016024); BEST Arabidopsis thaliana protein match is: ARM repeat superfamily protein (TAIR:AT3G06210.1); Has 1807 Blast hits to 1807 proteins in 277 species: Archae - 0; Bacteria - 0; Metazoa - 736; Fungi - 347; Plants - 385; Viruses - 0; Other Eukaryotes - 339 (source: NCBI BLink).), whose amino-acid sequence MDSRKFEEDEDRSIRLQVSELQKLEEAIGSTDTVFDLRSSIEKGDSGETADAASISSATAFRRKSTVPAPEKKLTLFALQLAILEKTATGIGTLGFIWATVVLLGGFAITLDGSDFWFITIILLIEGARIFSRSHELEWQHQATWTVAGVGISSFRALRSSSASLFKNLKRISDSIFKPRSREATARDCVVPETTLETWKNSDVPLLPYARWFFISSTVSRLLYWLQLLSATACVALSSYKLIRHNYGDVHKGDTDKRNRQSALNIFYSLAFAEALLFLVEKVYWEWQVSVCNLLENVTRECEFGVSGLVSIKRFFYDSYSKCVNGSIFDGLKMDIVSFGMELLNSNSSDEQLIGVRILRQFSVTERYSEDTLEKIGINFPVIERLVEMLNWKDLQEEEIRRSAAEILSKLAGKKQNSLRVAGISGAMESISSLLENTRSSGEAPDEIGEKKVFHDHNLHYDFWRFNNLGLLILKKLAKDHDNCGKLGNTRGLLPKIIDFTHADENLLRDENADIARSRVLTLKRSLQLVKMLASTTGNTGKCLRREISEIVFTVSNVRDVLKHGARYPKLQKLGIGILTNLALEAEARERIGGTGGVLKELFNIFFKRETRGDEGNEGCVRIAAGEAIAMLVLESKSNCLHVLRLGVMGRLVEALEVPSIRVNAARVLRNMCLYSGDECFHDLKFVKAAAPTVLKSITSEDNKLQEVMVGLAAQVFRFMSSKESSYVFMYSGIKRQELANSLVSILKKNDKPAIKVPRIRRFVIELAIWMMEDDELEDNVALFREMGLEKELEKVLETTAELENFDVFSGTVGLSRHSRTVHSLAELALEILRG is encoded by the exons ATGGATTCAAGAAAGttcgaagaagacgaagatcgAAGCATTCGTTTACAG GTCTCGGAGCTTCAAAAATTGGAGGAAGCTATAGGCTCAACCGACACCGTTTTTGATCTAAGAAGCAGTATCGAGAAAGGCGACAGCGGCGAAACCGCAGACGCAGCTTCTATTTCCTCCGCGACCGCGTTTCGTAGAAAATCAACAGTCCCAGCTCCGGAGAAGAAGCTAACGCTATTCGCTCTACAACTCGCGATTCTTGAGAAAACCGCCACTGGAATCGGAACCCTAGGGTTTATCTGGGCCACGGTGGTTCTTCTCGGCGGCTTCGCAATCACACTCGACGGTTCCGATTTCTGGTTCATCACCATCATTCTCCTAATCGAAGGTGCTCGAATCTTCAGCAGAAGTCACGAGCTCGAGTGGCAACACCAAGCCACGTGGACCGTCGCCGGCGTCGGAATCAGTAGCTTTCGCGCTCTCCGATCAAGCTCAGCCTCGCttttcaaaaatctaaaacgAATCAG TGATTCAATCTTCAAGCCACGATCGAGAGAAGCGACGGCAAGAGACTGCGTCGTTCCAGAGACGACGTTAGAGACATGGAAGAACTCAGACGTACCTCTTCTTCCATACGCGAGATGGTTCTTCATTTCCAGTACAGTGAGTCGTCTTCTTTACTGGCTCCAGCTTCTCTCTGCCACGGCTTGTGTAGCTCTATCTTCTTACAAGCTTATTAGGCATAACTATGGAGATGTTCACAAAGGAGATACGGATAAGAGGAATAGACAGTCTGCTCTCAATATATTCTACTCGCTCGCCTTTGCTGAGGCgttgttgtttcttgtggAGAAAGTTTATTGGGAATGGCAAGTCAGTGTTTGTAATTTGCTTGAGAATGTGACTAGAGAATGTGAGTTTGGGGTTAGTGGTTTGGTTTCGATCAAGAGGTTTTTCTATGATTCGTATTCCAAGTGTGTCAATGGGAGTATATTTGATGGTTTGAAGATGGATATAGTGAGCTTTGGTATGGAGCTTTTGAACTCGAACTCTTCTGATGAACAGCTTATTGGAGTGAGGATTCTTAGGCAGTTTTCAGTGACTGAACGGTACTCGGAGGATACACTTGAGAAGATCGGAATCAACTTTCCCGTTATTgaaag GTTGGTGGAGATGTTGAACTGGAAAGATCTGCAAGAGGAAGAGATTAGGAGATCAGCCGCTGAGATACTATCGAAACTAGCTGGCAAAAAGCAGAATTCTTTGAGAGTCGCTGGGATTTCTGGTGCAATGGAATCGATTTCATCGTTGTTAGAGAACACGAGATCATCAGGTGAAGCTCCTGATGAGATTGGAGAGAAAAAGGTGTTCCATGACCATAATCTACACTACGATTTCTGGAGATTCAACAATTTGGGCCTTCTAATTCTGAAGAAATTAGCCAAGGATCATGACAACTGTGGAAAACTCGGCAACACGAGAGGTCTTCTTCCgaaaataattgatttcaCACACGCGGATGAAAATCTGTTGAGGGATGAAAACGCAGACATAGCGAGGTCACGGGTTCTGACACTGAAACGGTCGCTACAGCTGGTGAAAATGTTAGCCAGCACAACAGGGAACACAGGGAAGTGCCTCCGGAGAGAGATCTCTGAGATTGTATTCACAGTTAGCAATGTGAGGGATGTACTGAAACACGGGGCGAGATACCCAAAGCTGCAGAAGCTCGGGATTGGGATATTGACCAACCTTGCACTTGAGGCCGAAGCTCGGGAGAGAATTGGCGGAACTGGTGGTGTTCTGAAAGAGTTgttcaacattttctttaaacGGGAAACACGCGGAGATGAAGGGAATGAGGGATGTGTGAGGATCGCTGCAGGAGAAGCAATAGCGATGCTTGTGTTGGAGAGCAAGAGCAACTGCCTCCATGTTCTTAGGCTTGGGGTTATGGGAAGACTTGTGGAAGCACTTGAAGTTCCTTCGATCCGTGTGAACGCTGCGAGAGTGTTGAGAAACATGTGCTTATACTCCGGGGATGAATGCTTTCATGACCTGAAGTTCGTTAAAGCAGCAGCACCAACG GTCTTGAAATCAATAACATCAGAAGACAACAAATTACAGGAAGTGATGGTGGGATTAGCAGCACAAGTGTTTAGATTCATGAGCTCAAAAGAATCAAGCTATGTTTTCATGTATTCAGGCATCAAGAGACAAGAACTGGCAAACTCGTTGGTCTCAATTCTGAAAAAGAACGACAAGCCCGCGATTAAGGTTCCAAGAATCAGGAGGTTTGTAATTGAGCTTGCGATTTGGATgatggaagatgatgagttGGAGGATAATGTAGCATTGTTTAGAGAGATGGGTCTAGAGAAAGAGCTTGAGAAGGTTCTAGAAACTACGGCTGAGCTTGAGAACTTTGATGTTTTCTCCGGTACTGTTGGACTAAGCCGTCATAGCAGAACTGTCCATTCACTAGCAGAGCTAGCCTTGGAAATTCTTAGAGGATAA
- a CDS encoding ARM repeat superfamily protein, with translation MFLCSDSIFKPRSREATARDCVVPETTLETWKNSDVPLLPYARWFFISSTVSRLLYWLQLLSATACVALSSYKLIRHNYGDVHKGDTDKRNRQSALNIFYSLAFAEALLFLVEKVYWEWQVSVCNLLENVTRECEFGVSGLVSIKRFFYDSYSKCVNGSIFDGLKMDIVSFGMELLNSNSSDEQLIGVRILRQFSVTERYSEDTLEKIGINFPVIERLVEMLNWKDLQEEEIRRSAAEILSKLAGKKQNSLRVAGISGAMESISSLLENTRSSGEAPDEIGEKKVFHDHNLHYDFWRFNNLGLLILKKLAKDHDNCGKLGNTRGLLPKIIDFTHADENLLRDENADIARSRVLTLKRSLQLVKMLASTTGNTGKCLRREISEIVFTVSNVRDVLKHGARYPKLQKLGIGILTNLALEAEARERIGGTGGVLKELFNIFFKRETRGDEGNEGCVRIAAGEAIAMLVLESKSNCLHVLRLGVMGRLVEALEVPSIRVNAARVLRNMCLYSGDECFHDLKFVKAAAPTVLKSITSEDNKLQEVMVGLAAQVFRFMSSKESSYVFMYSGIKRQELANSLVSILKKNDKPAIKVPRIRRFVIELAIWMMEDDELEDNVALFREMGLEKELEKVLETTAELENFDVFSGTVGLSRHSRTVHSLAELALEILRG, from the exons ATGTTTCTCTGCAGTGATTCAATCTTCAAGCCACGATCGAGAGAAGCGACGGCAAGAGACTGCGTCGTTCCAGAGACGACGTTAGAGACATGGAAGAACTCAGACGTACCTCTTCTTCCATACGCGAGATGGTTCTTCATTTCCAGTACAGTGAGTCGTCTTCTTTACTGGCTCCAGCTTCTCTCTGCCACGGCTTGTGTAGCTCTATCTTCTTACAAGCTTATTAGGCATAACTATGGAGATGTTCACAAAGGAGATACGGATAAGAGGAATAGACAGTCTGCTCTCAATATATTCTACTCGCTCGCCTTTGCTGAGGCgttgttgtttcttgtggAGAAAGTTTATTGGGAATGGCAAGTCAGTGTTTGTAATTTGCTTGAGAATGTGACTAGAGAATGTGAGTTTGGGGTTAGTGGTTTGGTTTCGATCAAGAGGTTTTTCTATGATTCGTATTCCAAGTGTGTCAATGGGAGTATATTTGATGGTTTGAAGATGGATATAGTGAGCTTTGGTATGGAGCTTTTGAACTCGAACTCTTCTGATGAACAGCTTATTGGAGTGAGGATTCTTAGGCAGTTTTCAGTGACTGAACGGTACTCGGAGGATACACTTGAGAAGATCGGAATCAACTTTCCCGTTATTgaaag GTTGGTGGAGATGTTGAACTGGAAAGATCTGCAAGAGGAAGAGATTAGGAGATCAGCCGCTGAGATACTATCGAAACTAGCTGGCAAAAAGCAGAATTCTTTGAGAGTCGCTGGGATTTCTGGTGCAATGGAATCGATTTCATCGTTGTTAGAGAACACGAGATCATCAGGTGAAGCTCCTGATGAGATTGGAGAGAAAAAGGTGTTCCATGACCATAATCTACACTACGATTTCTGGAGATTCAACAATTTGGGCCTTCTAATTCTGAAGAAATTAGCCAAGGATCATGACAACTGTGGAAAACTCGGCAACACGAGAGGTCTTCTTCCgaaaataattgatttcaCACACGCGGATGAAAATCTGTTGAGGGATGAAAACGCAGACATAGCGAGGTCACGGGTTCTGACACTGAAACGGTCGCTACAGCTGGTGAAAATGTTAGCCAGCACAACAGGGAACACAGGGAAGTGCCTCCGGAGAGAGATCTCTGAGATTGTATTCACAGTTAGCAATGTGAGGGATGTACTGAAACACGGGGCGAGATACCCAAAGCTGCAGAAGCTCGGGATTGGGATATTGACCAACCTTGCACTTGAGGCCGAAGCTCGGGAGAGAATTGGCGGAACTGGTGGTGTTCTGAAAGAGTTgttcaacattttctttaaacGGGAAACACGCGGAGATGAAGGGAATGAGGGATGTGTGAGGATCGCTGCAGGAGAAGCAATAGCGATGCTTGTGTTGGAGAGCAAGAGCAACTGCCTCCATGTTCTTAGGCTTGGGGTTATGGGAAGACTTGTGGAAGCACTTGAAGTTCCTTCGATCCGTGTGAACGCTGCGAGAGTGTTGAGAAACATGTGCTTATACTCCGGGGATGAATGCTTTCATGACCTGAAGTTCGTTAAAGCAGCAGCACCAACG GTCTTGAAATCAATAACATCAGAAGACAACAAATTACAGGAAGTGATGGTGGGATTAGCAGCACAAGTGTTTAGATTCATGAGCTCAAAAGAATCAAGCTATGTTTTCATGTATTCAGGCATCAAGAGACAAGAACTGGCAAACTCGTTGGTCTCAATTCTGAAAAAGAACGACAAGCCCGCGATTAAGGTTCCAAGAATCAGGAGGTTTGTAATTGAGCTTGCGATTTGGATgatggaagatgatgagttGGAGGATAATGTAGCATTGTTTAGAGAGATGGGTCTAGAGAAAGAGCTTGAGAAGGTTCTAGAAACTACGGCTGAGCTTGAGAACTTTGATGTTTTCTCCGGTACTGTTGGACTAAGCCGTCATAGCAGAACTGTCCATTCACTAGCAGAGCTAGCCTTGGAAATTCTTAGAGGATAA
- a CDS encoding AWPM-19-like family protein (AWPM-19-like family protein; FUNCTIONS IN: molecular_function unknown; INVOLVED IN: biological_process unknown; LOCATED IN: endomembrane system, membrane; EXPRESSED IN: 22 plant structures; EXPRESSED DURING: 13 growth stages; CONTAINS InterPro DOMAIN/s: AWPM-19-like (InterPro:IPR008390); BEST Arabidopsis thaliana protein match is: AWPM-19-like family protein (TAIR:AT5G46530.1); Has 1807 Blast hits to 1807 proteins in 277 species: Archae - 0; Bacteria - 0; Metazoa - 736; Fungi - 347; Plants - 385; Viruses - 0; Other Eukaryotes - 339 (source: NCBI BLink).), which translates to MASGGSKSAAFMLLMLNLGLYFVITIIASWAVNHGIERTRESASTLSLPAKIFPIYFPVGNMATGFFVIFTLIAGVVGMATSLTGIINVLQWDSPNLHSAAASSLISWSLTLLAMGLACKEINIGWTEANLRTLEVLTIIVSATQLLCTGAIHAGVGETVASGERPHLGRV; encoded by the exons ATGGCTTCAGGAGGATCAAAGTCGGCAGCTTTCATGCTTCTGATGCTGAATCTTGGTCTCTATTTCGTCATCACCATCATCGCTTCTTGGGCTGTTAATCACGGCATCGAGAGAACTCGCGAGTCTG CGTCGACACTGTCACTTCCGGCGAAGATATTCCCGATATACTTCCCGGTGGGGAACATGGCGACCGGTTTTTTCGTAATATTCACGTTAATCGCCGGCGTCGTCGGAATGGCCACATCACTCACCGGAATCATCAACGTTCTTCAATGGGACTCTCCGAATCTCCACTCCGCCGCGGCTTCCTCTCTAATCTCCTGGTCTCTCACTCTCCTCGCCATGGG ATTGGCCTGCAAGGAGATCAACATAGGCTGGACCGAAGCCAATCTA AGAACTCTTGAAGTTCTGACTATAATTGTGAGTGCTACTCAGTTGTTGTGCACCGGAGCTATTCATGCTGGAGTCGGAGAAACAGTCGCCTCCGGAGAAAGGCCTCATCTTGGGAGAGTTTGA